A genome region from Dolichospermum compactum NIES-806 includes the following:
- a CDS encoding RNA recognition motif domain-containing protein: MSIYVGNLSYEVTQDGLSEIFKEYGTVKRVQLPTDRETGKVRGFGFVEMESEAEENKAIEALDGAEWMGRDLKVNKAKPREERSSFGGGNRGGGNFGGGNRNRY; this comes from the coding sequence ATGTCGATTTATGTAGGCAACCTCTCTTATGAAGTTACCCAAGACGGCTTAAGCGAAATTTTTAAGGAGTATGGCACTGTAAAGCGTGTTCAGCTACCTACCGACCGAGAAACTGGTAAAGTTCGCGGTTTCGGTTTCGTGGAAATGGAATCAGAAGCAGAAGAAAACAAAGCCATTGAAGCCCTTGATGGTGCTGAATGGATGGGACGTGACTTAAAAGTGAACAAAGCTAAACCAAGAGAAGAACGTAGTTCTTTTGGTGGTGGAAACCGTGGTGGTGGAAACTTCGGCGGTGGAAACCGTAACCGTTACTAA
- a CDS encoding ribonuclease D has translation MPYLTTAGEIRSLITEHGKAKTLWIDTEVADYKTRNPRLSLIQVLDNPEDMTGNSVYLLDVLDKSDVIADFVERIMTNDAIEKVFHNAGYDVQYLGGKRAKNITCTLAMAKKIPVYLLPLPNYQLKTLATELCNFHDIDKQEQRSDWGKRPLTEAQLEYAYLDCIYLAQVYLRLLELEANFQVDPIKEDLSLLTARYREIEQQQKILKSEFEHLQERVKKAMLVQNIAETSHCKLTSYERKTFKTQFQELVNLVENQGVDLDFSITLTEDIRKNLGVNIKKLSVNVDTNTYWKITPKNYDDEED, from the coding sequence ATGCCTTATCTTACCACTGCGGGGGAAATTCGTTCCCTAATTACTGAACATGGCAAAGCTAAAACTCTGTGGATAGATACAGAAGTTGCTGATTATAAAACTCGTAATCCGAGATTATCACTAATTCAGGTGTTGGATAATCCAGAAGATATGACTGGTAATAGTGTTTATTTGTTGGATGTTCTCGATAAATCAGATGTAATTGCTGATTTTGTGGAAAGGATTATGACTAATGATGCTATTGAAAAAGTTTTTCATAATGCTGGTTATGATGTGCAATATTTGGGAGGTAAAAGAGCTAAAAATATTACTTGTACTTTGGCAATGGCTAAGAAAATTCCTGTTTATTTACTACCGTTACCTAATTATCAACTAAAAACTCTAGCCACTGAACTTTGTAATTTTCATGATATTGATAAACAAGAACAAAGGAGTGATTGGGGAAAAAGACCATTAACTGAAGCACAACTAGAATATGCTTATCTTGATTGTATTTATTTGGCTCAAGTATATTTACGATTATTAGAATTAGAGGCTAATTTTCAGGTAGATCCAATTAAGGAAGATTTAAGTTTATTGACTGCTAGATATAGAGAAATTGAACAGCAACAAAAAATACTGAAGTCAGAATTTGAGCATTTACAAGAACGGGTAAAAAAAGCGATGTTAGTCCAAAATATTGCCGAAACATCGCATTGTAAACTAACAAGTTATGAGCGAAAAACTTTTAAAACTCAGTTTCAGGAATTGGTAAATTTAGTAGAAAATCAAGGTGTTGATTTAGATTTTAGCATTACTTTAACTGAAGATATTCGCAAAAATTTGGGAGTAAATATTAAAAAATTGTCTGTAAATGTTGATACAAATACTTATTGGAAAATCACTCCAAAAAATTACGATGATGAGGAAGATTAA
- a CDS encoding tetratricopeptide repeat protein: MKWQLLAQKKQGVNRAFTIAMFTIFSGIICVSCSNNQDVLVTERGASTPNPQIGRTSKAGEFYVQGQTQHLKGNSEAAIAAYSKSISLNPEYAPAFKGRGLVYFDTGNKEGAIADYNQALRLNPQDVEAYNNRANTFASIGDYRRALADYNQAISIAPKSAEVYNNRGNARANQGDKNGALEDYTQAIRIDQEYAVAYNNRGNAYAARGEQQKAISDYNEAVRINPNFGAAYNNRGNAYAAIGDKRGALKDLQRAAAIFDKQGNKDLYQQAMKNIEELGK; this comes from the coding sequence ATGAAATGGCAGTTATTGGCACAAAAAAAGCAAGGAGTAAACAGGGCGTTCACTATAGCAATGTTTACAATTTTCAGTGGTATTATTTGCGTTTCTTGCAGTAATAATCAAGATGTTTTGGTGACAGAAAGGGGGGCAAGTACCCCCAATCCACAGATAGGGAGAACATCTAAAGCCGGGGAATTTTATGTTCAGGGACAAACTCAACATCTGAAAGGTAATTCCGAAGCGGCTATTGCTGCCTATAGTAAATCTATTAGTCTTAATCCTGAGTATGCACCAGCATTTAAAGGTCGGGGATTAGTTTATTTTGATACTGGTAATAAAGAGGGAGCGATCGCGGATTATAATCAGGCATTGCGTCTCAATCCCCAGGATGTGGAAGCATATAATAACCGTGCTAATACTTTTGCTTCTATCGGAGATTATAGAAGAGCACTTGCGGATTATAATCAGGCAATTAGCATTGCCCCAAAATCAGCTGAGGTTTACAATAATCGAGGTAATGCCCGTGCTAACCAAGGTGATAAGAACGGGGCGTTAGAGGACTATACTCAAGCGATTCGGATTGATCAAGAATATGCTGTAGCCTATAATAATCGGGGTAATGCTTATGCTGCAAGGGGAGAACAGCAAAAAGCAATATCCGATTATAATGAAGCTGTTCGCATTAATCCTAATTTCGGTGCTGCTTATAATAATCGGGGTAACGCCTATGCTGCAATTGGCGATAAACGGGGTGCATTAAAAGATTTACAACGGGCGGCAGCTATTTTCGACAAACAAGGAAATAAGGACTTATATCAACAAGCCATGAAGAATATTGAGGAATTGGGTAAGTAA
- a CDS encoding sodium:solute symporter family protein, producing MSVELWTIILVSLSFLLYIYIGWQSRVENTKDFFIAGQGIPAIANGAATAADWMSAASFISMAGLISFLGYDGSIYLMGWTGGYVLLALLLAPYLRKFGKYTVPDFVGDRYYSNIARLVAVVAAIFISLTYVAGQMRGVGIVFSRFLQVDVNTGVIIGMIIVGFFAVLGGMKGITWTQVAQYCVLIFAYLIPAIAIAYQLTGNPIPQLAFTASDIADKLNLIQLDLGFKEYTQSFANKSMLDVLFITIALMVGTAGLPHIIVRFYTVKSVRAARFSAGWALLFIAILYTTAPAIGMFSRYNLITSLHNKTIVEVQQLDWANKWEKTKLLAFEDKNKDGRFQLTPNKETNEIIIDKDIIVLSTPEVANLPPWIIALVAAGGLAAALSTASGLLLVISSSVAHDVYYRIFDSQASEKKRVFVGRVVVGLAIVLAGYFGVNPPGFVSEVVAFAFGLAAASFFPVIFLGIFDKRTNSQGAIAGMLTGLIFTVIYIVGVKFVGMTPWFFGVSAEGIGTLGMIINFIVTLTVSRLTPPPPAEIQALVEDLRTPIIEE from the coding sequence ATGTCGGTTGAACTTTGGACGATTATATTAGTTAGCCTTTCTTTTTTACTTTACATTTACATTGGTTGGCAATCACGAGTAGAAAATACTAAAGACTTTTTTATTGCGGGTCAGGGAATACCCGCAATTGCTAATGGTGCTGCCACTGCGGCTGATTGGATGTCTGCGGCTTCCTTTATTTCTATGGCCGGGTTGATTTCGTTTTTGGGATATGACGGTTCTATTTATTTGATGGGTTGGACTGGTGGATATGTTTTACTAGCATTATTATTAGCACCCTATTTACGGAAATTTGGTAAATATACAGTCCCTGATTTTGTAGGCGATCGCTATTATTCCAATATAGCTCGTTTGGTGGCGGTAGTTGCAGCTATTTTCATTTCTCTCACCTACGTCGCTGGACAAATGCGGGGTGTGGGAATCGTCTTCAGTCGCTTTTTACAAGTAGACGTGAATACTGGTGTCATCATTGGCATGATCATTGTTGGCTTTTTCGCGGTTTTGGGAGGAATGAAAGGCATTACCTGGACACAAGTAGCCCAGTATTGTGTATTGATTTTCGCATATTTAATTCCAGCAATTGCGATCGCCTACCAACTCACAGGTAATCCTATTCCCCAATTAGCCTTTACCGCCAGCGATATTGCTGATAAACTCAACCTCATTCAACTTGACTTAGGCTTTAAAGAATATACTCAATCTTTTGCCAACAAGTCAATGCTGGATGTTCTTTTCATCACCATTGCTTTGATGGTAGGAACTGCTGGTTTACCCCACATTATCGTCCGGTTTTACACAGTTAAAAGTGTTCGTGCCGCCCGGTTTTCTGCTGGTTGGGCATTATTATTTATCGCCATTCTCTACACCACAGCCCCTGCAATCGGGATGTTTTCTCGTTACAATCTCATTACTTCTTTGCATAATAAAACAATTGTCGAAGTCCAGCAATTAGATTGGGCAAATAAGTGGGAAAAAACCAAACTTCTGGCTTTTGAAGATAAAAATAAAGATGGACGTTTTCAGTTAACTCCGAACAAAGAAACTAACGAAATCATCATTGATAAAGATATCATTGTTCTTTCTACCCCAGAAGTTGCTAATTTACCTCCTTGGATAATTGCTTTAGTTGCGGCTGGTGGTTTAGCTGCTGCTTTATCCACTGCATCTGGATTATTATTAGTAATTTCTAGTTCTGTCGCTCACGATGTTTATTATCGCATTTTTGATTCCCAAGCTTCAGAAAAAAAACGGGTATTTGTAGGGCGAGTTGTTGTTGGTCTCGCCATTGTTCTCGCTGGATATTTTGGCGTGAATCCACCAGGATTTGTGAGTGAAGTGGTAGCTTTTGCCTTCGGTTTAGCGGCTGCAAGTTTTTTCCCGGTAATATTTCTGGGAATTTTTGATAAACGCACCAATTCTCAAGGTGCAATTGCCGGAATGTTAACAGGTTTGATATTTACAGTTATTTACATTGTCGGCGTAAAATTTGTCGGTATGACACCTTGGTTTTTTGGCGTTTCTGCTGAAGGAATTGGCACTTTAGGGATGATTATTAACTTTATTGTCACCCTCACAGTTTCTCGACTTACACCACCACCACCCGCAGAAATTCAGGCTTTGGTAGAGGATTTACGCACCCCAATTATTGAAGAATAG
- a CDS encoding DUF4212 domain-containing protein, with protein MDENQRRAYWRANTNLITNLLIVWALVSVVFSILLVQQLNVIRFFGVPFGFWMAQQGSILVFVVLIFIYAFQMDKLDQKYNKK; from the coding sequence ATGGACGAAAATCAGCGTCGTGCCTATTGGCGTGCTAACACAAACCTAATTACAAATCTTTTAATTGTTTGGGCTTTAGTCTCCGTGGTTTTTAGTATATTGCTGGTTCAACAGTTAAATGTAATTCGGTTTTTTGGTGTTCCCTTTGGTTTTTGGATGGCGCAACAAGGATCAATTTTGGTTTTTGTGGTATTAATTTTTATTTATGCTTTCCAAATGGATAAATTAGACCAGAAGTATAATAAGAAGTGA
- a CDS encoding glutamyl-tRNA reductase yields MNIAVVGLSHKTAPVEVREKLSIPEPQIERAIAQLLSYPHVDEVAILSTCNRLEIYIVSQETTQGIHEVTQFLSEHSKLPIMSLRHHLFMLLHVDAVTHILRVAGGLDSLVLGEGQILAQVKNTHKLGQQFNGIKTILNRLFKQALTAGKRVRTETSIGTGAVSISSAAVELAQMKVENLSTNRVSILGAGKMSRLLVQHLISKGATQISIVNRSRSRAEELAKLFPEQPIQIHLLPEMMSVIAASDIVFTSTSSTEPILDRVKLETVLEPSHKLMIFDISVPRNVDVDVNDLANVKAFNVDDLKAVVAQNYESRRQMAQEAEKILDEEVEAFDIWWRSLETVSTISSLRNKIETIREQELEKALSRLGSEFGEKHQEVIEALTRGIVNKILHDPMVQLRAQQDVEARRRCMQTLQMLFNLDAEEQFS; encoded by the coding sequence ATGAATATTGCAGTGGTGGGGTTAAGCCATAAAACAGCCCCAGTCGAAGTTAGAGAAAAATTAAGTATTCCTGAACCTCAAATCGAAAGAGCGATCGCCCAACTTCTCAGTTATCCTCATGTTGATGAAGTTGCTATTCTCAGCACTTGTAACCGCTTAGAAATTTATATTGTTAGTCAGGAAACTACCCAGGGTATTCATGAAGTAACTCAGTTCCTCTCTGAACATAGCAAGCTGCCGATTATGTCTTTACGGCATCATCTGTTTATGTTACTCCATGTTGATGCTGTCACCCATATTTTACGGGTTGCGGGTGGGTTGGATAGTCTAGTTTTAGGTGAAGGTCAAATTCTCGCTCAAGTTAAAAATACCCACAAACTAGGACAACAATTTAATGGCATCAAAACCATTTTAAATCGCTTATTTAAACAAGCTTTAACAGCGGGTAAACGGGTTCGCACCGAAACCAGTATTGGGACTGGTGCGGTTTCTATCAGTTCGGCTGCTGTGGAATTGGCACAGATGAAAGTAGAAAATTTATCTACAAATCGTGTATCTATCCTTGGCGCTGGGAAAATGTCCCGGTTACTTGTACAACACCTGATTTCTAAAGGTGCAACTCAAATTAGTATTGTTAATCGTTCCCGCAGCAGGGCGGAAGAGTTGGCGAAGTTGTTCCCAGAACAACCTATTCAAATCCATTTGCTACCAGAAATGATGTCAGTTATTGCCGCTAGTGACATCGTATTTACTAGCACGTCTTCAACTGAACCCATTTTAGATCGGGTGAAGTTAGAAACAGTGTTAGAACCCAGTCACAAATTGATGATATTTGATATTTCTGTCCCCCGAAATGTGGATGTAGATGTCAATGATTTGGCGAATGTTAAGGCTTTTAATGTTGATGATTTGAAAGCAGTTGTCGCTCAAAATTATGAAAGCCGTCGGCAAATGGCACAGGAAGCTGAGAAAATTTTAGATGAGGAAGTTGAAGCTTTTGATATTTGGTGGCGAAGTTTAGAAACTGTATCTACTATCAGTTCTTTACGCAATAAAATAGAAACTATCCGCGAACAAGAATTAGAAAAGGCTTTATCTCGTTTGGGGTCAGAATTTGGCGAAAAGCATCAAGAGGTAATTGAGGCTTTGACAAGAGGAATAGTCAATAAGATTTTGCATGATCCGATGGTGCAATTACGCGCCCAGCAAGATGTGGAAGCTAGAAGACGATGTATGCAAACTCTGCAAATGTTATTTAATTTGGACGCTGAGGAACAGTTTAGCTGA
- the glpX gene encoding class II fructose-bisphosphatase: MENTLGLEIIEVVEQAAIASSKWMGKGEKNIADQVAVEAMRERMNKIHMRGRIVIGEGERDEAPMLYIGEEVGICTRPDAANFCNVNELVEIDIAVDPCEGTNLVAYGQNGSMAVLAISEKGGLFAAPDFYMKKLAAPAAARGHVDINKSATENLKILSECLNRAVEELVVVVMDRPRHKELIQEIRTAGARVRLISDGDVSAAICCAFSGTNIHALMGIGAAPEGVISAAALRCLGGHFQGQLIYDPEVVQTGLIGESREGNLARLNEMGITDGDRVYNANELASGETVLFAGCGITPGTLMDGVRFFHGGARTQSLVISSQSKTARFVDTVHLWDEPKTIQLR, encoded by the coding sequence GTGGAAAATACACTTGGGTTAGAGATTATAGAAGTAGTTGAGCAAGCGGCGATCGCTTCCTCGAAGTGGATGGGTAAGGGCGAAAAGAACATTGCTGACCAAGTAGCAGTGGAAGCGATGCGCGAACGGATGAACAAAATCCATATGCGTGGTCGCATCGTTATCGGTGAAGGCGAACGGGACGAAGCTCCCATGCTTTACATTGGCGAAGAAGTTGGTATTTGCACCAGACCTGATGCGGCAAATTTCTGTAATGTTAATGAGCTTGTAGAAATTGATATTGCTGTTGACCCTTGCGAAGGTACTAACCTAGTTGCTTATGGTCAAAATGGCTCAATGGCAGTTTTGGCAATTTCTGAAAAGGGCGGTTTATTTGCTGCTCCTGACTTCTACATGAAGAAACTCGCAGCACCAGCGGCCGCTAGAGGTCATGTTGATATCAATAAGTCTGCTACAGAAAACCTGAAAATTCTTTCTGAGTGCTTAAACCGGGCTGTGGAAGAGTTGGTAGTAGTAGTCATGGATCGTCCCCGTCACAAAGAACTCATTCAAGAAATCCGCACCGCTGGCGCAAGAGTTAGACTGATCAGTGATGGTGACGTTTCTGCTGCTATCTGTTGCGCTTTCTCTGGTACTAATATTCATGCTTTGATGGGTATTGGTGCTGCACCCGAAGGTGTAATTTCTGCTGCGGCTTTACGCTGCTTAGGTGGACACTTCCAAGGACAATTAATCTATGATCCAGAAGTTGTCCAAACTGGCTTGATTGGCGAAAGCAGAGAAGGTAATCTAGCCCGTTTAAATGAAATGGGTATTACTGACGGAGACAGAGTTTATAACGCTAATGAATTAGCTTCTGGTGAAACAGTGCTATTTGCTGGTTGCGGTATTACCCCCGGAACTCTCATGGATGGTGTGCGCTTCTTCCACGGTGGTGCTAGAACCCAAAGCTTGGTTATTTCTAGCCAATCTAAAACCGCTCGGTTTGTGGATACAGTTCACTTGTGGGACGAACCCAAGACTATCCAACTGCGTTAG
- a CDS encoding DUF3318 domain-containing protein, with amino-acid sequence MTSYATSSAKAEMSELRRLKSLLPPELQSWVTVEGTIEVNPSLIRCEEIGKDQVEIQIDLVKWDALAMDQRNLLFWHEVARIQNDTIPKDGWEMAALAIGLGGAVGELWVQDGLLLVLALALCGVSGWRLYQKNNGGKQIKELLDADEKAIALATRFGYSLPNAYKSLGSALKTLVETTPSKRQRSRYEARLSALKRSANKAKTKSRNEDSGL; translated from the coding sequence ATGACATCCTATGCAACCTCCTCTGCTAAAGCAGAAATGAGTGAACTCCGGCGGTTAAAAAGCTTGTTACCCCCAGAATTGCAAAGTTGGGTAACAGTTGAAGGCACAATAGAGGTTAATCCATCCCTGATTCGTTGCGAAGAGATTGGCAAGGACCAAGTAGAAATTCAAATTGACTTGGTAAAATGGGATGCTCTGGCAATGGATCAGCGTAATTTGCTGTTTTGGCACGAAGTTGCTCGCATTCAAAATGACACAATTCCCAAGGATGGTTGGGAAATGGCAGCACTAGCTATTGGTTTGGGTGGTGCTGTAGGTGAGTTATGGGTACAAGATGGATTATTGCTAGTATTGGCTTTAGCACTTTGTGGTGTGTCCGGTTGGAGATTGTATCAAAAAAATAATGGTGGTAAACAAATTAAAGAATTGCTGGATGCGGACGAAAAAGCGATCGCTCTAGCAACCCGCTTTGGCTATAGTTTACCTAACGCCTATAAAAGTCTTGGTAGTGCCTTAAAAACTTTGGTGGAAACCACTCCTAGCAAACGTCAGCGTTCTCGATATGAAGCCAGACTTTCTGCTCTCAAACGGAGCGCCAACAAGGCTAAAACTAAATCGAGGAACGAGGATTCTGGTCTGTAA
- a CDS encoding sugar transferase: MATKVQSFMSSQPISVDFSVTYLEGAAILQVPVRLTVLEAVNFKQTCQNLIQADIPPGQIFIDFQNTTFMDSSGLGSLVSNFKSSQEKGIKVTLRQVTPQVMAVLNLTGLDQVFPIESLHNLTLIATDNLTDAGKNNARKVDPLPQTHNSVASWMKRAIDIVGSLVGLVITSILFIPIAIAIQIDDPGPILFQQTRCGWMGKRFAIWKFRSMCVDAEARKSQIKNQAEGAFFKNDNDPRITKVGKFLRRTSLDELPQFWNVLKGEMSLVGTRPPTPDEVERYEVPEWQRLDVKPGMTGEWQVNGRSKVRSFEDVIRLDLQYQQNWTLVYDLKLIFKTIAILFNKNSGAV, encoded by the coding sequence ATGGCAACTAAAGTCCAGAGTTTTATGAGTAGCCAACCCATATCAGTAGATTTTTCAGTGACTTATTTAGAAGGCGCAGCCATCTTGCAAGTTCCAGTGAGGTTAACTGTACTTGAAGCTGTCAATTTTAAACAAACTTGCCAAAACTTAATTCAAGCGGATATACCACCTGGACAAATTTTCATTGATTTTCAAAATACTACTTTTATGGATAGTAGTGGTTTAGGTTCTTTAGTCAGTAACTTTAAAAGTTCTCAAGAAAAGGGAATTAAAGTCACATTGCGTCAGGTTACACCCCAAGTCATGGCAGTTTTAAATCTGACGGGATTAGATCAGGTATTTCCTATTGAATCTCTTCACAACCTCACATTAATAGCAACAGATAATTTAACAGATGCCGGAAAAAATAATGCTCGCAAAGTAGATCCACTTCCTCAAACTCATAACTCCGTAGCATCTTGGATGAAACGGGCCATTGATATTGTGGGATCATTGGTGGGATTAGTAATTACATCTATTTTATTTATTCCCATAGCGATCGCCATTCAAATTGATGATCCCGGTCCGATTTTATTTCAGCAAACCCGTTGTGGCTGGATGGGTAAGCGGTTTGCAATTTGGAAATTTCGCTCTATGTGTGTAGACGCCGAAGCCAGAAAATCCCAAATCAAAAACCAAGCCGAAGGTGCTTTCTTTAAAAATGACAATGATCCCCGAATCACTAAAGTAGGTAAATTTTTACGCCGTACCAGTCTCGATGAACTACCTCAATTTTGGAATGTTCTCAAAGGGGAAATGAGTTTAGTCGGGACTCGACCACCTACACCTGATGAAGTAGAACGCTACGAAGTCCCAGAATGGCAACGTTTGGACGTTAAACCAGGCATGACTGGTGAATGGCAAGTTAACGGTCGCTCTAAAGTTCGGAGTTTTGAAGATGTGATTCGGTTAGATTTACAGTATCAGCAAAATTGGACTTTAGTTTACGATTTAAAGTTAATTTTCAAAACCATCGCCATTTTGTTTAATAAAAACAGTGGGGCTGTTTAA
- the rsfS gene encoding ribosome silencing factor translates to MTESLRGNFPLTKNAVSKPKTDTEATSKNLALTIAEAALDRKAVEIVLLDVAEISYLSDYFVMMTGYSKVQVRAIADAIAGQVEIDWQRRPLRTEGKAEGTWVLQDYGDVIVHIMMPREREFYNLEAFWGHAERIPIPNSDNVGG, encoded by the coding sequence ATGACTGAATCTTTAAGAGGGAATTTCCCATTGACAAAAAACGCTGTGAGCAAACCTAAAACTGACACAGAAGCCACAAGCAAAAATTTAGCTTTAACCATTGCTGAGGCGGCTTTAGACCGCAAAGCTGTCGAAATTGTCCTGCTTGATGTGGCAGAAATCTCTTACCTGTCCGATTACTTTGTGATGATGACTGGTTACTCTAAAGTACAAGTGAGAGCGATCGCTGACGCAATTGCCGGACAAGTGGAAATTGACTGGCAACGACGACCCCTCAGAACCGAAGGAAAAGCCGAGGGAACTTGGGTACTCCAAGATTATGGTGATGTTATCGTCCATATCATGATGCCAAGGGAACGGGAGTTTTATAATTTAGAAGCGTTCTGGGGACACGCGGAACGTATTCCCATACCAAACTCCGATAATGTTGGGGGTTAA
- a CDS encoding CGLD27 family protein: MMRSSLENCPVPTEQQPLNEYEELKNAWLFRDSTLSWGNYTQKMFWIWAWSWLIAGPVAAASFPPQKQIFNFLLCGSGAASVTVVLVLVRLYLGWFYVRDRLYSPTVFYEESGWYDGQTWTKPPEVMSRDRLIVTYEIKPIFQRLQITFAALALMYLIGTIVWHFL; this comes from the coding sequence ATGATGCGATCCTCTCTAGAGAATTGCCCAGTTCCTACGGAACAACAACCGCTGAATGAGTACGAAGAGCTAAAAAATGCTTGGCTATTTCGAGATAGTACCCTAAGTTGGGGTAACTACACCCAAAAAATGTTTTGGATTTGGGCTTGGTCTTGGTTAATAGCCGGACCTGTGGCAGCAGCCAGCTTTCCTCCCCAAAAGCAGATTTTTAATTTTCTTCTTTGTGGATCTGGCGCTGCTAGTGTAACTGTAGTGCTAGTATTGGTACGGTTATATTTAGGTTGGTTCTATGTGCGCGATCGCCTTTACAGTCCCACCGTATTTTATGAAGAATCTGGTTGGTACGACGGACAAACCTGGACAAAACCCCCAGAAGTCATGAGCCGCGATCGCCTAATTGTTACCTACGAAATCAAACCCATTTTCCAACGCTTGCAAATTACCTTTGCAGCCTTGGCTCTAATGTATCTTATTGGTACTATAGTTTGGCATTTCTTGTAA
- a CDS encoding asparaginase produces MTMGKRTQAAALEVRLLREGIIESRHIVQAVVSDDRGRVLSVAGNAETAAFVRSALKPFQALAVTSTGTMERYGLSDRDLAIITSSHKGSMEQVRQVFNILWRADIDINSLHCPIPKDKRSSLEYNCSGKHAGMLAVCQQRHWPLTNYLDRKHPVQQLIITKIAELLRMPAEEFLTAHDDCGAPTYLMQLSQMASLYAVLSSSNSVDMERIVRAMNHHPTMVAGEGEFDTELMRLTPGELVSKSGAEGVQCIGRLGEGMGLAIKVMDGSKRAKYAVAIHILQQMGWITPSVAQSLSEKFMNLGKYKRLEVIGELSLL; encoded by the coding sequence ATGACAATGGGAAAACGCACTCAAGCCGCAGCACTGGAAGTCCGGTTGCTGCGTGAAGGTATTATCGAATCTCGGCATATAGTCCAGGCTGTAGTTAGTGATGACCGGGGACGGGTACTTTCCGTTGCTGGTAACGCTGAAACCGCCGCATTTGTCCGTTCTGCCCTCAAACCATTTCAAGCTCTGGCTGTCACCAGTACAGGTACAATGGAACGTTATGGTTTGAGCGATCGAGACTTAGCAATCATCACCAGTTCCCACAAAGGCAGCATGGAACAGGTGAGGCAGGTATTTAACATTCTGTGGCGGGCAGATATTGACATCAATTCCCTGCATTGCCCAATCCCTAAAGATAAACGTAGTTCTCTAGAATATAACTGCTCTGGTAAACATGCAGGAATGTTAGCTGTTTGTCAGCAACGCCATTGGCCATTAACTAACTACTTGGATCGTAAACACCCAGTCCAACAGTTGATTATCACCAAAATAGCCGAATTGCTGCGAATGCCAGCGGAAGAATTTCTCACCGCCCATGATGACTGCGGCGCACCAACATATCTCATGCAACTCAGTCAAATGGCATCACTATATGCTGTTTTATCTTCCAGCAATAGCGTAGATATGGAACGCATTGTCCGCGCCATGAACCATCACCCCACAATGGTAGCAGGTGAAGGGGAATTTGATACAGAATTGATGCGTCTCACTCCTGGTGAACTGGTTAGTAAATCTGGGGCAGAAGGAGTACAGTGTATAGGCAGACTTGGTGAAGGTATGGGATTAGCTATTAAAGTCATGGATGGCTCAAAACGCGCTAAATATGCTGTAGCTATTCACATCCTCCAACAAATGGGTTGGATTACTCCCAGCGTTGCCCAAAGCCTCTCTGAGAAATTTATGAACCTGGGGAAATACAAGCGTTTGGAAGTAATTGGAGAATTATCGCTTTTGTAG
- a CDS encoding ArsR/SmtB family transcription factor codes for MLLNKPLTSPITTHNLIVSGFHALSDPIRISVIELLRQRELCVCDLCDALEINQSKLSFHLKTLKEASLVNSRQEGRWIYYSLNISQFQVLETYLAEFRLNSGLLSPRSCGE; via the coding sequence ATGCTCTTAAATAAACCACTAACTTCTCCTATTACCACTCACAATTTAATAGTATCGGGTTTTCATGCCCTATCAGATCCCATTAGAATCAGTGTTATAGAACTTCTGCGTCAGCGTGAACTATGTGTATGTGATTTATGTGATGCTTTAGAAATAAATCAATCAAAACTTTCTTTTCATCTCAAAACCCTCAAAGAAGCAAGTCTAGTAAATTCCCGTCAAGAAGGACGCTGGATTTATTACAGCTTGAATATTTCCCAATTTCAAGTTTTAGAAACATATCTAGCAGAATTTCGCCTCAATTCTGGACTTTTATCCCCTCGTTCCTGTGGTGAATAA